From a region of the Sesamum indicum cultivar Zhongzhi No. 13 linkage group LG3, S_indicum_v1.0, whole genome shotgun sequence genome:
- the LOC105157621 gene encoding methyltransferase-like protein 22 gives MECGEENAPRHTAAPEISPSLQDGNDRGEELVMSEVHLGCPPNHSGPHISHFTISLPPRDERIGESCNSVKEKVCEVDGDGDLVLTRRRNPQKDSFVITIQHNITSSIPRVGLQVWRAELVLADFVLHMMHKSSSFDGIVALELGAGTGLVGMLLARVANTVFITDHGDEVLGNCVKNIHLNAGIFHHKASVYVRELDWNHQWPPSVVENSPSEQSYYWSVSEVEELHKASLLLAADVIYSDDLTDAFFRVLEAIMSNSPDKVLYLALEKRYNFTIDDLDVVANGYSHFRSYIKDGEEEDDLETERSCSFIGRLINLEEIPQYVQEYDRGNDVEIWQIRYARPKP, from the exons ATGGAATGCGGAGAGGAAAATGCACCGCGTCATACGGCGGCGCCGGAGATTAGTCCGTCGCTACAGGACGGCAACGATCGAGGGGAGGAGCTAGTGATGAGTGAGGTTCACCTAGGGTGTCCCCCGAACCACTCTGGACCCCATATCTCCCATTTCACCATCTCACTCCCACCTC GAGATGAACGGATTGGAGAAAGTTGCAATTCAGTGAAGGAAAAAGTCTGCGAAGTGGATGGAGATGGAGATTTAGTTCTAACTCGACGGCGGA ATCCACAGAAGGATTCTTTTGTTATAACTATCCAGCATAACATCACATCATCCATTCCAAGAGTTGGACTCCAG GTTTGGAGAGCAGAATTGGTACTAGCTGACTTTGTGCTGCATATGATGCATAAATCATCCAGTTTTGATGGAATTGTTGCTCTTGAACTTGGCGCTGGTACTG GGTTGGTTGGCATGTTACTTGCACGTGTTGCTAATACTGTCTTCATAACTG aCCATGGCGACGAAGTACTTGGAAACTGTGTCAAGAATATTCATCTCAATGCTGGAATCTTCCACCACAAGGCTTCCGTGTATGTACGAGAACTTGATTGGAACCATCAATGGCCCCCATCAGTGGTAGAAAATTCTCCATCCGAGCAAAG CTACTATTGGAGCGTATCAGAGGTTGAAGAGCTTCACAAAGCTTCTTTGCTCTTGGCTGCCGATGTAATTTATAGTGATGACTTAACTGATGCCTTCTTCAGAGTATTAGAAGCAATCATGTCTAATAGTCCTGACAAG GTCCTATACCTAGCTCTAGAAAAGCGGTATAACTTCACAATCGACGATCTTGATGTTGTTGCAAATGGCTACTCACACTTCCGCAGCTATATCAAGGACGGGGAAG AGGAAGATGATCTTGAAACTGAACGTTCATGTAGTTTCATCGGTAGACTCATCAATCTGGAAGAAATTCCACAGTATGTGCAGGAGTATGATCGAGGAAATGATGTTGAGATTTGGCAGATTAGATATGCGAGGCCGAAACCTTAA
- the LOC105157619 gene encoding uncharacterized protein LOC105157619: protein MDLTVRVRNQDFYELDYDSLLVAIGYRGKRLGYVTSDGGHIKARGSSYVNATLQLDRVEILSDVVLLIEELAKGAVTFDTESEISGKLGVVVFDLPLKTKVKCEVIVNTKNQTVSRQSCYPEVSEVSKE, encoded by the exons ATGGACCTCACAGTTAGGGTACGGAATCAAGATTTTTACGAGCTTGACTATGATTCCTTGCTCGTTGCGATCGGATACAGGGGGAAGAGGCTAGGGTATGTGACTTCGGATGGTGGGCATATTAAGGCGCGTGGGTCATCGTACGTCAACGCCACGCTCCAGCTCGATCGGGTTGAGATTTTGAGTGATGTGGTTCTGTTGATTGAGGAGTTAGCGAAAGGTGCGGTAACGTTTGATACGGAGTCCGAGATTAGTGGGAAGCTCGGGGTTGTCGTTTTTGACTTGCCCTTGAAG ACAAAAGTAAAATGTGAAGTGATTGTAAATACAAAGAACCAAACGGTTTCCCGTCAAAGTTGCTATCCTGAG GTTTCTGAAGTGAGTAAGGAGTAA
- the LOC105157620 gene encoding uncharacterized protein LOC105157620 — translation MGCTQSKIENEETVNRCKERKQHMERAVTARNKFAAAHSAHAMSLKNTGAALSDFAQGEVVYPTSSGPGVAPPTSSASVGGATPPPPLPPYENFPPPPPPLPASFTNSSPLQRAATMPEFSIPTPDNKHSDPIIEEENEEDVETESTHSLKRRSKSGGRGGIPTPEVMEDEVLHQPRKNDQRDREQPQPQPQPQPPPPPENKGMSSWDYFFSMENVPGPTLAEVDENSVEREEIERKMLEERARRREMEGKSEKPEPVAETVEKVSELPPQPPPPEAAMAPSKVVKRVKQGVPPEGKKKSGGNNVNLVQIFVELDDCFLKASESAHEVSRMLEATRLHYHSNFADKKGNINHSERVMRVITWNRSFRGLANADDGADDFDSEEHETHATVLDKMLAWEKKLYDEVKAGEQMKLEYQKKVASLNKLKKRGSNTEALERMKAAVSHLHTRYIVDMQSMDSTVSEINRLRDEQLYPKLVALVDGMATMWETIRIHHENQSKIVQALRLLDISQAPKETSDHHHERTRQLGGVVQEWYTNFSELMSQQKEYIKALNSWLKLNLIPIDTNWKEKVSSPGRPQNPPIQILLHAWHDYLEKLPDEPAKASINNFAAIIKTIWQYQKEELDFRNRCADSRKDLIRKTRDFENWYNKYMQKRTPPDDMDPDRTHDKDLIAEKQLMVEAAKQKLEEDEEAYQRQCIQVREKSLMSLKSHLPELFRALSDFSLACSDMYSTLRSISRSRNRNEV, via the exons ATGGGCTGCACGCAATCTAAGATCGAGAACGAGGAGACTGTGAACCGATGCAAGGAACGGAAGCAGCACATGGAGCGGGCGGTCACGGCAAGAAACAAGTTCGCCGCCGCCCACTCAGCCCACGCCATGTCCTTGAAAAACACCGGCGCTGCCCTCAGCGACTTTGCCCAGGGTGAGGTTGTGTATCCGACGTCCTCCGGCCCTGGGGTTGCTCCTCCGACATCCTCGGCCAGCGTCGGAGGCGCCACCCCTCCTCCACCGCTGCCTCCTTACGAGAATTTCCCTCCTCCTCCCCCTCCCCTCCCGGCATCCTTCACCAACTCATCGCCCCTCCAACGCGCCGCCACCATGCCAGAATTTTCAATCCCTACACCCGATAACAAACACTCCGATCCAATAATTGAGGAAGAAAACGAAGAGGATGTTGAGACAGAGAGCACCCATAGCTTGAAACGACGTAGTAAGAGTGGGGGTAGAGGTGGAATTCCAACTCCGGAGGTTATGGAAGACGAGGTTTTGCATCAGCCACGAAAAAATGATCAACGTGATCGCGAGCAGCCTCAGCCGCAGCCGCAGCCACAACCGCCACCCCCGCCGGAGAATAAAGGGATGTCGTCTTGGGATTACTTCTTCTCCATGGAGAATGTCCCAGGGCCCACATTAGCGGAGGTGGATGAGAATAGTGTTGAGAGGGAGGAGATTGAACGGAAGATGCTTGAAGAAAGGGCTAGGAGAAGGGAAATGGAGGGGAAGAGTGAGAAACCAGAGCCAGTGGCAGAAACAGTGGAGAAGGTGAGTGAACTCCCACCGCAGCCACCACCACCAGAAGCGGCAATGGCACCATCGAAGGTTGTGAAGAGAGTGAAACAAGGTGTTCCACCtgagggaaaaaagaagagtgGAGGGAATAATGTGAACTTGGTGCAAATATTTGTTGAGCTGGATGATTGTTTTCTCAAGGCTTCAGAGAGTGCTCATGAGGTTTCTAGGATGCTAGAGGCTACCCGCTTGCATTATCACTCCAATTTCGCAGATAAAAAAG GTAATATTAATCATTCAGAAAGGGTGATGCGTGTCATAACATGGAATAGGTCCTTCAGAGGTTTGGCTAATGCCGATGATGGGGCGGACGACTTTGATTCAGAGGAGCATGAAACTCATGCAACGGTGTTGGACAAGATGCTGGCATGGGAGAAAAAGCTTTATGATGAAGTGAAG GCAGGTGAGCAGATGAAACTTGAATATCAAAAAAAGGTTGCCTCGTTGAATAAGTTGAAGAAGCGCGGTTCAAATACAGAAGCGTTAGAGAGAATGAAAGCAGCAGTAAGCCATCTGCATACAAGATATATTGTCGACATGCAGTCCATGGACTCCACTGTTTCTGAAATTAATCGTCTGCGTGATGAACAACTCTATCCAAAACTTGTTGCTCTCGTGGATGG GATGGCTACAATGTGGGAAACGATAAGAATACACCATGAGAATCAATCCAAGATTGTTCAAGCTTTGAGGTTATTGGACATATCTCAAGCTCCAAAAGAAACGAGCGACCATCACCATGAACGCACACGCCAGTTGGGCGGTGTTGTTCAGGAATGGTACACAAATTTCAGCGAGCTCATGAGCCAGCAGAAAGAATACATTAAAGCACTTAACAGCTGGTTGAAGCTAAATCTTATTCCAATAGATACAAACTGGAAGGAGAAAGTTTCGTCTCCTGGCCGACCTCAGAACCCCCCGATACAGATACTTTTACATGCCTGGCATGATTATCTGGAAAAGCTGCCAGACGAGCCCGCAAAAGCATCTATTAATAACTTTGCGGCCATCATAAAAACCATATGGCAATATCAGAAAGAAGAGTTGGATTTCAGAAACAGATGTGCAGATTCAAGAAAAGACCTCATCAGAAAGACCCGAGATTTTGAGAATTGGTATAACAAGTACATGCAGAAGAGGACGCCTCCAGACGACATGGATCCAGACAGGACACATGATAAAGATCTTATCGCCGAAAAGCAGCTAATGGTGGAAGCTGCGAAACAGAAATTGGAGGAAGACGAGGAAGCCTACCAGAGGCAATGCATTCAGGTTAGAGAGAAATCCCTTATGAGTCTCAAAAGCCATTTGCCTGAACTTTTCCGGGCTCTGTCCGATTTTTCACTTGCCTGCTCGGATATGTATAGTACCTTGAGGTCCATCTCACGTTCGCGGAACAGAAACGAGGTCTGA